The following are encoded in a window of Chondrinema litorale genomic DNA:
- a CDS encoding MarR family winged helix-turn-helix transcriptional regulator yields MAVRYKEHKHFGFLIERTIKKIRQNLQRRFVEANLDITVDQWVILDQLNNRNGLSQNELAECTYKDAPTVTRIIDLLCKKGYTTRVMDASDRRRFQIMLTEQGHEIIDKALPEVYAVRKIGWEGLTDDDYRNLMYILDKIYHNF; encoded by the coding sequence TTGGCAGTCAGATACAAAGAACACAAGCACTTTGGGTTCCTCATTGAGCGAACTATTAAAAAGATTAGACAGAATCTACAGCGAAGATTTGTTGAAGCAAATTTGGATATAACTGTAGACCAATGGGTAATTCTCGATCAGTTAAATAATAGAAATGGACTGAGCCAGAACGAATTGGCAGAGTGTACCTATAAAGATGCCCCAACAGTGACAAGAATCATAGATTTGTTGTGTAAAAAAGGCTATACTACACGCGTAATGGATGCCAGCGATAGACGTAGGTTCCAAATTATGCTCACCGAACAAGGGCATGAAATTATAGACAAGGCTTTACCAGAAGTATATGCTGTTAGGAAAATTGGTTGGGAAGGTTTAACAGATGATGATTACAGAAACCTGATGTATATACTTGATAAGATATATCATAACTTTTAA
- the hppD gene encoding 4-hydroxyphenylpyruvate dioxygenase, which produces MSLESTATIEKIFPEAKDFLPLNGTDYVEFYVSNALQAAHYYKTAFGFQSLAYRGLETGEKDYVSYVLQQDKIRLVLTSPLKKGTAIGKHIDEKGDGVKTVALWVDDAEQAFHETVKRGAKPYLEPEVLKDEFGEVVCSGIYTYGETVHIFIERKDYHGVFMPGFKRWETGYNPTSTGLKYIDHMVGNVGWGEMNRWVNFYAKTMGFTQLVSFDDKDISTDYTALMSKVMSNGNGRIKFPINEPADGVKKSQVEEFLDFYNGAGVQHLAIATDNIIETVTELRARGVEFLRVPGTYYDDLLDRVGEIDEDLKPLKDLGILVDRDDEGYLLQIFTKPLEPRPTMFFEIIERKGAKSFGKGNFKALFEAIEREQELRGTL; this is translated from the coding sequence ATGTCACTCGAATCAACAGCAACAATAGAGAAGATTTTTCCCGAAGCGAAAGATTTTCTGCCGTTAAATGGCACCGACTATGTAGAATTCTATGTGAGTAATGCTTTACAAGCTGCTCATTATTATAAAACTGCTTTTGGCTTTCAGTCACTGGCATATCGGGGTCTTGAGACTGGTGAAAAAGATTATGTTTCTTATGTTTTGCAGCAAGATAAAATTAGGTTGGTGCTTACCAGCCCACTAAAAAAAGGAACTGCCATAGGTAAACATATAGACGAAAAAGGAGATGGCGTAAAAACAGTAGCACTATGGGTAGACGATGCAGAACAGGCTTTTCATGAAACTGTAAAGAGAGGAGCGAAGCCCTACTTAGAACCCGAAGTGCTCAAAGATGAATTTGGTGAAGTTGTTTGTTCGGGCATTTACACCTATGGAGAAACGGTGCATATTTTTATAGAAAGAAAAGATTACCACGGAGTTTTTATGCCAGGTTTCAAAAGATGGGAAACAGGTTACAATCCAACTTCTACTGGTCTAAAATACATCGATCATATGGTGGGTAATGTTGGTTGGGGTGAGATGAACAGATGGGTGAATTTTTATGCCAAAACTATGGGCTTTACTCAATTAGTTTCTTTTGATGACAAAGATATTTCTACAGATTACACTGCTTTAATGAGTAAGGTAATGAGTAATGGCAATGGTAGAATTAAGTTTCCGATTAACGAACCTGCTGATGGAGTTAAAAAATCTCAGGTAGAAGAGTTCTTGGATTTTTACAATGGTGCAGGGGTACAGCATTTAGCCATTGCTACGGATAATATTATTGAAACGGTAACAGAGCTGAGAGCTAGAGGTGTTGAATTTTTGAGAGTTCCGGGTACATATTACGACGATTTGCTAGATCGGGTAGGAGAAATAGATGAAGATTTAAAACCACTCAAAGATTTGGGAATTTTGGTAGATAGAGATGATGAAGGATATCTCTTACAAATTTTTACCAAACCACTAGAGCCAAGGCCAACTATGTTTTTTGAGATCATCGAACGGAAAGGGGCTAAATCTTTTGGTAAGGGAAACTTTAAGGCTCTTTTTGAAGCAATAGAAAGAGAACAAGAACTAAGGGGTACACTCTAA
- a CDS encoding homogentisate 1,2-dioxygenase, protein MPLYHKLGKIPNKRHTTFKKPNGGYYYEQLFGTEGFTGMSSLLYHIHRPTMISNILNPLNATPKIALERNMTPRKLISFEVPPKNDFLKSRTVLMLNNDVHIGVAAPCHSMTDYFYKNAEADELLFIHRGSGTLKTLFGSIPFEYGDYLLIPRGVIYQLEFDGKDNRIFFLESFSPIYTPKRYRNEFGQMLEHAPFCERDFKLPEAQEPIDDKGEFLIKIKKQGLLHQMVYASHPFDVVGWDGYNYPYGFSIFNFEPITGRVHQPPPVHQTFQAHNFVVCSFCPRLYDYHPEAIPAPYNHSNIDSDEVLYYVDGDFMSRNDISKGHISLHPGGIPHGPHPGAMERSIGKKSTEEYAVMVDPFKPLMLTEAALKIDDGMYFQSWLDH, encoded by the coding sequence ATGCCTCTGTATCATAAACTAGGTAAAATACCGAACAAAAGACATACTACCTTTAAAAAACCAAATGGTGGGTATTATTATGAGCAACTATTTGGTACTGAGGGTTTTACTGGAATGTCTTCTTTGCTATATCATATTCATCGGCCAACGATGATTAGTAATATTCTTAATCCTCTAAATGCAACTCCTAAAATAGCTTTAGAAAGGAACATGACACCGAGAAAGCTAATCAGCTTTGAAGTCCCGCCAAAAAATGACTTTTTAAAAAGTAGAACTGTGTTGATGTTGAATAATGATGTACATATTGGTGTGGCTGCTCCATGCCATTCTATGACAGACTACTTCTATAAAAATGCAGAGGCTGATGAATTGCTTTTTATACACAGAGGTAGTGGTACTTTAAAAACTTTATTTGGTAGCATTCCATTTGAGTATGGCGATTACCTGCTAATACCCAGAGGAGTAATTTACCAGTTGGAGTTTGATGGTAAAGACAATCGCATCTTTTTCTTAGAATCTTTTAGCCCAATTTATACACCTAAAAGATACCGGAATGAGTTTGGGCAAATGCTGGAACATGCACCATTTTGTGAGCGAGATTTTAAGTTACCAGAAGCCCAAGAACCAATTGATGACAAAGGTGAGTTTTTGATAAAAATTAAAAAGCAGGGTTTGTTGCATCAAATGGTGTATGCAAGCCATCCATTCGATGTGGTAGGTTGGGATGGCTACAATTATCCATACGGATTTTCCATATTCAATTTTGAACCGATTACTGGTAGAGTGCACCAACCACCACCAGTACACCAGACTTTTCAGGCACATAATTTTGTAGTTTGCTCTTTCTGTCCTCGCTTGTACGATTACCATCCCGAAGCGATTCCAGCTCCTTATAATCATAGTAATATAGATTCTGACGAAGTGCTGTATTATGTAGATGGAGATTTTATGAGCAGAAATGACATTAGCAAAGGCCATATTTCATTGCATCCGGGAGGTATACCGCATGGCCCGCATCCGGGAGCAATGGAAAGAAGTATTGGTAAGAAAAGCACTGAAGAATATGCCGTAATGGTAGATCCTTTTAAGCCTTTAATGCTTACAGAAGCAGCCTTAAAAATTGATGATGGAATGTATTTTCAATCTTGGCTGGATCATTAA
- a CDS encoding pirin family protein encodes MSNTELIIEERSRDIGDFLVGRLIPFRKKRMVGPFIFIDHMGPSEVTEGKYLDIGQHPHIGLSTLTYLLEGEVHHRDSMGTDQIIGPGSVNLMTAGRGVTHTERTPTHLRGKTSTLHGFQIWIALPKAKEEMEPEFFHVDAKDLPSWKDKGANFTLVAGTGYGKESPVPTYSEQFMLEIKTDEEYELDVAGNLKGEIGICIVEGSIQACENYVEKGNMLVSKLENQCAIKVAPNTHLLIFGGKPFEEERFIFWNFVATSKEKLEESKIRWKEKRFPKVADDNSYIPLP; translated from the coding sequence ATGTCAAATACTGAGCTGATAATTGAGGAAAGAAGTCGTGATATTGGCGATTTTCTTGTAGGTAGGCTTATTCCTTTTAGAAAAAAAAGAATGGTTGGGCCATTTATCTTTATAGATCATATGGGACCTAGTGAAGTTACTGAAGGCAAATACCTCGATATTGGTCAACATCCACATATTGGACTATCTACACTAACATACTTGCTAGAAGGTGAAGTACACCACAGAGACAGTATGGGTACAGATCAGATAATTGGCCCCGGCTCTGTTAACCTAATGACAGCCGGCCGCGGTGTTACACATACAGAAAGAACTCCTACACATTTAAGAGGTAAAACAAGTACGCTACATGGATTCCAGATTTGGATAGCGCTACCAAAAGCAAAAGAAGAAATGGAACCCGAGTTTTTCCATGTAGATGCTAAAGATTTACCAAGTTGGAAAGATAAAGGTGCAAACTTTACTTTGGTTGCAGGAACAGGATATGGCAAAGAATCTCCTGTTCCTACCTACTCTGAGCAATTTATGTTGGAGATAAAAACAGACGAAGAGTACGAATTAGATGTTGCAGGAAATCTGAAAGGAGAAATAGGAATTTGTATTGTTGAAGGCAGTATACAAGCTTGCGAGAATTATGTAGAAAAGGGTAACATGTTGGTTTCGAAACTTGAAAACCAATGTGCCATAAAAGTAGCACCTAACACACATTTATTAATTTTTGGAGGAAAACCTTTCGAAGAAGAAAGATTTATTTTTTGGAATTTTGTAGCTACCAGCAAAGAAAAATTAGAAGAATCAAAAATCAGATGGAAAGAAAAACGCTTCCCAAAAGTGGCAGATGATAATTCTTACATTCCACTTCCATAA
- a CDS encoding SGNH/GDSL hydrolase family protein, with protein sequence MEKINISVAILIFTMLFTDYSIAQDWPNLGRYQKENDSLGLPKEDEKRIVFMGNSITEGWGRICPDFFANKPYVNRGISGQTTPQMLIRFRADVVNLKPEVVLILAGTNDIAGNTGPSTLEMITDNIFSMAELAQANGIKVILCSTLPAFDYPWKPGLEPAEKIFKLNEMIKTYADEHDLIYLDYYEKMVDDKKGLKAKFTKDGVHPIEAGYRVMEPLAEKAIKKALKKKIKSHS encoded by the coding sequence ATGGAGAAAATAAACATAAGCGTAGCAATTTTAATTTTTACCATGCTTTTTACCGATTATTCAATAGCACAAGACTGGCCAAATCTTGGGAGATACCAAAAGGAAAATGACTCTTTAGGATTGCCAAAAGAAGATGAAAAAAGAATTGTGTTTATGGGAAACTCTATTACCGAAGGATGGGGCAGAATATGCCCAGATTTCTTTGCCAACAAGCCCTATGTTAACAGAGGAATAAGTGGACAAACCACCCCTCAAATGTTAATCAGGTTTAGAGCTGATGTTGTCAATCTTAAACCAGAAGTTGTTTTAATTTTAGCTGGAACCAACGACATAGCTGGTAACACTGGCCCCTCTACTCTTGAAATGATTACCGATAATATATTCTCAATGGCTGAACTTGCTCAAGCAAATGGTATCAAAGTAATTCTTTGTTCCACATTGCCCGCATTCGACTATCCATGGAAACCCGGTTTAGAACCTGCTGAAAAAATTTTCAAGCTTAATGAAATGATTAAAACTTATGCCGACGAACACGATTTGATTTATCTAGACTACTATGAGAAAATGGTAGACGATAAAAAAGGTTTGAAAGCTAAGTTTACAAAAGATGGTGTGCATCCGATTGAAGCTGGTTATAGGGTTATGGAACCTCTCGCAGAAAAAGCAATTAAAAAAGCACTCAAGAAAAAAATTAAATCTCACTCATGA
- a CDS encoding NTF2 fold immunity protein, with amino-acid sequence MTPAELTIAFIEDYKEWNDFAFNLSKEKTSENNLKISSAYHDLIRKFCSASKEFQPLAYGSESNHCPDQESIVTESIVGNTASIITRFQNRNFDFLSNVYEYEFCIENGKWILDELYLVDKTGKYKCL; translated from the coding sequence ATGACACCTGCTGAATTAACAATCGCCTTTATTGAAGATTATAAAGAATGGAACGATTTCGCTTTTAACCTCAGTAAAGAGAAAACATCAGAAAATAATTTGAAAATTAGTTCTGCATATCACGATTTAATTCGCAAGTTTTGTAGCGCATCTAAGGAATTCCAACCGCTGGCTTATGGTAGCGAATCTAACCATTGTCCGGATCAAGAAAGTATTGTTACAGAAAGTATTGTAGGTAATACAGCCTCAATAATCACTAGATTTCAAAACAGAAATTTCGATTTTCTATCAAATGTTTACGAATATGAATTCTGTATTGAAAATGGCAAATGGATTCTCGATGAACTCTATCTTGTAGACAAAACAGGTAAATATAAATGCCTGTAA
- a CDS encoding isochorismatase family protein, translated as MANRYLLLIIDAQKGIDEAEHWGGNRNNPNAELKINHLLKLFRDNYFPIIHIQHCSSESNSPLRPNQIGHEFKEECKPETSEMVIQKKSTNAFINTSLQENLIAFDASIIVIVGFVTNNSVEATTRMSGSLGFQTILVSDATATFDKTGLDGQIFPSELVHNISLANLSGEYATILNTKEITDIIKSEKLP; from the coding sequence ATGGCTAACAGATATCTCTTATTAATTATCGATGCTCAAAAAGGAATAGATGAAGCTGAACATTGGGGTGGCAATAGAAACAACCCCAATGCTGAGTTAAAGATTAATCACCTATTAAAACTTTTTAGAGATAATTACTTTCCTATAATTCACATACAACACTGTTCGTCAGAGTCAAACTCCCCTCTTAGACCAAATCAAATTGGACATGAGTTTAAAGAAGAATGTAAGCCTGAAACAAGTGAAATGGTTATTCAAAAGAAATCTACAAATGCTTTTATTAATACCAGTCTGCAAGAGAATCTAATAGCTTTTGATGCTAGTATTATCGTGATTGTAGGTTTTGTAACTAACAACTCTGTAGAAGCCACAACAAGAATGTCTGGCAGCTTAGGTTTTCAAACTATTTTAGTTTCTGATGCTACTGCCACCTTCGACAAAACTGGCCTAGATGGTCAAATTTTCCCTTCGGAACTAGTACACAACATTTCTCTGGCTAATCTTAGTGGTGAGTACGCCACCATATTAAATACCAAAGAAATTACCGATATTATTAAATCAGAAAAGCTGCCTTAA
- a CDS encoding RNA polymerase sigma factor — protein MESAFLKIIEQNQNIIHKVSRIYRDSREDQEDLFQEIVFQLWKAFPNYREEAKISTWMYRIALNTAIVTYRKKKVTINYSEAIPENIHPTTANELSENEERMYNALRKLSEAERALMSLFLEDYSYREIGEITGISENYVAVKINRIKNKLKQLLN, from the coding sequence ATGGAAAGTGCTTTTCTAAAAATTATAGAGCAAAACCAGAACATTATACACAAGGTAAGCCGGATCTATCGAGACTCGAGAGAAGATCAGGAAGACTTGTTTCAGGAGATTGTATTTCAACTTTGGAAAGCCTTTCCCAACTATCGGGAAGAAGCAAAAATAAGTACTTGGATGTATCGCATAGCACTCAATACAGCTATTGTTACTTACAGAAAAAAGAAAGTAACTATCAATTATAGTGAGGCAATTCCTGAAAATATCCATCCCACTACGGCAAACGAATTATCTGAAAATGAGGAACGGATGTATAATGCACTTAGGAAGCTAAGTGAAGCAGAACGAGCATTAATGTCTCTATTTCTTGAAGATTACTCCTATCGGGAAATAGGTGAGATTACAGGTATTAGTGAAAACTATGTAGCCGTAAAAATTAACCGAATAAAAAATAAATTAAAGCAACTTTTAAATTAA